From one Catenulispora sp. GP43 genomic stretch:
- a CDS encoding LysR family transcriptional regulator, with protein sequence MLNTHRLRILAEIHRSGSIAGAARELRLSPSAVSHQLSQLEKEAGVSLVERGAQSLRLTAAGRRLSLRGQEILALLDAAEKDLMAHSRADTGHLCIGYFASAGRRLVPQALSRFAHRYPGVELDLVEGQPHELAPAVQQGGIDVLVMFEHALDPWSPPEGVEVRELFNDPQLLVVPTGHPAGRRGQVRLDELAGEQWITSFGTGSPVLSVLERACALEGFVPNIRCRSDHYEVITGLVRAGLGIALIPSLGISDTSGVETTRISGPRLYRKIGVASRPTNPNPVLASFLAYLASTAANLRAAH encoded by the coding sequence ATGCTCAACACGCACCGCCTGCGCATCCTGGCCGAGATCCATCGGTCCGGGAGCATCGCGGGGGCGGCGCGCGAGCTGCGGCTGTCCCCCTCGGCGGTGTCGCACCAGCTGTCCCAGCTGGAGAAGGAGGCCGGGGTCAGCCTGGTCGAGCGGGGAGCGCAGAGCCTGCGGCTCACCGCCGCCGGCCGCCGCCTGTCGCTGCGCGGCCAGGAGATCCTGGCCCTGCTCGACGCCGCCGAGAAGGACCTGATGGCGCACTCCCGCGCCGACACCGGCCACCTGTGCATCGGCTACTTCGCCTCGGCGGGCCGCCGTCTGGTGCCGCAGGCGCTGTCCCGGTTCGCGCACCGGTATCCAGGCGTGGAGCTGGACCTGGTCGAGGGACAGCCGCACGAACTGGCCCCGGCCGTGCAGCAGGGCGGGATCGACGTCCTGGTGATGTTCGAACACGCGCTGGACCCGTGGAGCCCGCCGGAGGGCGTCGAGGTCCGCGAGCTGTTCAACGACCCGCAGCTGCTGGTCGTCCCCACCGGCCACCCCGCCGGCCGCCGCGGCCAGGTCCGCCTGGACGAGCTCGCCGGCGAGCAGTGGATCACCAGCTTCGGCACCGGCTCGCCGGTGCTGTCGGTGCTGGAGCGCGCCTGCGCGCTGGAGGGGTTCGTCCCCAACATCCGCTGCCGCAGCGACCACTACGAGGTCATCACCGGCCTGGTGCGCGCCGGGCTCGGCATAGCCCTGATCCCGAGCCTGGGCATCAGCGACACCAGCGGGGTCGAGACCACGCGCATCTCCGGCCCGCGGCTGTACCGCAAGATAGGCGTCGCGTCCCGTCCCACGAACCCGAACCCGGTCCTGGCCTCGTTCCTGGCCTATCTGGCCTCCACGGCGGCGAACCTGCGCGCCGCGCACTGA
- a CDS encoding SigE family RNA polymerase sigma factor, producing MAHDKTERMRGFEEFVAARSQSLMRTAFLLVGTKEGAEDLVQSALEKAFPRWSRVRRMDTPEAYVRRIVVNNAHSAWRAAQRLPTVTLPTGPDGSPLALTRSAGDHAEDVTLRDSLLRALDELPHGMRTIVVLRYWEELSVQEVAELQRCSVGNVKSQAARGLERLRELMTAEARSER from the coding sequence GTGGCCCACGACAAGACCGAACGGATGCGAGGCTTCGAAGAATTCGTCGCCGCGCGCTCGCAATCCCTGATGCGCACGGCCTTCCTCCTGGTCGGCACCAAGGAGGGCGCCGAGGACCTGGTCCAGTCGGCGCTCGAGAAGGCCTTCCCGCGCTGGTCGCGGGTGCGCCGCATGGACACGCCGGAGGCGTACGTCCGGCGGATCGTCGTCAACAACGCGCACTCCGCTTGGCGCGCGGCGCAACGGCTGCCGACGGTGACCCTGCCGACCGGCCCCGACGGGTCGCCGCTGGCGCTCACCCGCTCCGCCGGGGATCACGCGGAGGACGTCACCCTGCGCGACAGCCTCCTGCGCGCCCTCGACGAACTGCCGCACGGGATGCGCACGATCGTCGTACTCCGCTATTGGGAGGAACTGAGCGTGCAGGAAGTGGCGGAGCTGCAACGCTGCTCCGTCGGCAACGTCAAATCCCAGGCCGCGCGCGGACTGGAGCGTCTCCGAGAACTGATGACCGCGGAAGCGAGGAGCGAGCGATGA